One genomic region from Lates calcarifer isolate ASB-BC8 linkage group LG10, TLL_Latcal_v3, whole genome shotgun sequence encodes:
- the LOC108872674 gene encoding palmitoyltransferase ZDHHC7, with translation MSSSHRLRDVEQQRPLLDRDEDEEAAVVERSSRNEARQLWFIQDCCGMVCALITWFLVFFADFVVTFVMLLPSRSFWFAVINGVVFNSLAVLALASHLRTMLTDPGAVPKGNATKKHMESLQLKPGEVVYKCPKCCSIKPERAHHCSICKRCIRKMDHHCPWVNNCVGEKNQRFFVLFTMYIAIISSHALALCGYQFIFCISVQWRECSDFSPPATMMLMIFLSMEGLLFLTFTAVMFCTQLHSICTDETEIERLKNEKPTWERQTRWAGLRSVFGGQPSLLWMSPFAGLKLPTFLPRRTWRGGVEFSV, from the exons ATGTCGTCCAGCCACCGTCTGAGGGACGTggagcagcagcgccccctgctggacagGGATGAGGACGAGGAGGCGGCGGTGGTGGAGAGGAGTTCCCGCAACGAGGCCAGGCAGCTCTGGTTCATCCAGGACTGCTGCGGCATGGTCTGCGCCCTCATCACCTGGTTCCTGGTCTTCTTCGCCGACTTCGTGGTCACCTTCGTCATGCTGCTTCCCTCCAGGAGCTTCTGGTTCGCCGTGATCAACGGGGTGGTCTTCAACAGCCTGGCCGTGCTGGCGCTGGCCTCCCACCTCCGCACCATGCTGACCGACCCG GGAGCTGTTCCTAAAGGCAACGCCACGAAGAAACACATGGAGAGTCTGCAGCTGAAACCAGGAGAGGTCGTCTACAAAtgtccaaaatgctgcagcatcaAACCTGAGAGGGCTCATCACTGCAG CATCTGTAAACGCTGCATCCGTAAGATGGACCACCACTGTCCCTGGGTCAACAACTGTGTCGGAGAGAAGAACCAGCGCTTCTTCGTCCTCTTCACC ATGTACATCGCTATAATCTCCAGTCATGCTCTGGCTCTCTGTGGATACCAGTTCATCTTCTGCATCAGTGTCCAGTGGAGAG AGTGCAGCGATTTCTCTCCTCCAGCGACGATGATGCTGATGATCTTCCTCAGCATGGAaggcctcctcttcctcaccttcACTGCCGTCATGTTCTGCACTCAGCTCCACTCCATCTGCACTGACGAGACG GAGATCGAGCGCCTGAAGAACGAGAAGCCGACATGGGAGCGTCAGACTCGCTGGGCAGGGCTGAGGTCGGTGTTTGGAGGTCAGCCCTCTCTGCTCTGGATGAGCCCCTTCGCTGGACTGAAACTACCAACCTTTCTCCCCAGACGCACctggaggggtggggtggagtTCTCAGTCTGA